A region of Nostoc sp. 'Peltigera membranacea cyanobiont' N6 DNA encodes the following proteins:
- the cheB gene encoding chemotaxis-specific protein-glutamate methyltransferase CheB: MIKLRHKKTFHPIPNPQSPIPSPLLYCQPMKNSAPIRVFLVEDSLVALTILKRILASSLEVEVVGTAPNGVEALERIPAAQPQVICTDLHMPKMDGLELTRRIMADYPRPILVISTSVNTQEDSRNVFKLLQAGALDVFPKPSIDSLSDYENVKHELINRIKVLAGVTVFTRHTSRTATVEPRTHPVSPKSKPEPFNPKPVSNSQFPIRNSPFSLPKIVAIGASTGGPQAFYTILKQLPANFPVPILCVQHISEGFLQGLVDWLAAECFLRVTIAQPGEFPKPGTVYFAPERQHLQLDTQGRLTTVSTPAVSGHRPSVTALFQAVATCYPRAAVGILLTGMGRDGADGLQAIAQAGGTTIAQDEQTCVVFGMPKEAIALGAAQHILAIGEIAPMLLNRICYMNSKHLF, from the coding sequence ATGATAAAACTTAGACACAAAAAGACTTTTCACCCAATCCCCAATCCCCAGTCCCCAATCCCCAGTCCCTTGCTATACTGTCAACCGATGAAAAACTCTGCCCCAATTCGCGTCTTTCTGGTGGAGGATTCGCTCGTCGCCCTAACCATCCTCAAGCGGATTCTGGCGAGTTCCCTGGAAGTGGAAGTGGTGGGAACTGCTCCCAATGGCGTGGAAGCATTGGAGCGAATTCCAGCCGCACAGCCCCAGGTAATCTGCACCGATCTCCACATGCCCAAAATGGATGGACTGGAACTCACCCGCCGGATTATGGCAGACTATCCCCGTCCCATTCTAGTAATCAGCACCTCCGTCAATACCCAAGAAGATTCCCGCAATGTTTTTAAACTGCTGCAAGCGGGTGCTTTGGATGTTTTTCCCAAACCCAGCATTGACTCACTTTCAGACTACGAAAACGTTAAGCACGAATTAATCAACCGGATCAAAGTTCTGGCAGGGGTTACAGTTTTTACTCGCCACACTTCCCGAACTGCGACGGTAGAACCGAGAACGCATCCTGTTAGCCCCAAAAGTAAGCCAGAACCATTCAACCCAAAACCTGTCAGTAACTCGCAATTCCCCATTCGTAATTCCCCCTTCTCCCTGCCCAAAATCGTGGCGATCGGAGCCTCCACAGGCGGCCCCCAGGCATTCTACACGATCCTAAAACAACTGCCTGCAAACTTTCCCGTACCCATTCTGTGCGTCCAACATATCAGCGAAGGATTTCTGCAAGGACTGGTAGATTGGCTAGCAGCAGAATGTTTCCTGCGCGTGACGATCGCCCAACCGGGAGAGTTTCCCAAACCGGGTACTGTCTACTTCGCTCCCGAACGACAACACCTGCAACTCGACACTCAAGGGCGATTAACCACCGTCAGCACCCCTGCCGTTTCCGGGCATCGTCCCTCCGTCACAGCTTTGTTTCAAGCCGTTGCCACCTGCTATCCGCGAGCGGCGGTTGGTATTTTGCTGACTGGCATGGGGCGCGATGGTGCAGATGGATTACAAGCGATCGCTCAAGCCGGAGGCACTACCATTGCCCAGGACGAACAAACCTGCGTTGTCTTCGGGATGCCCAAAGAAGCGATCGCTCTGGGAGCCGCCCAACATATTTTGGCGATCGGCGAAATTGCCCCCATGCTATTAAATCGAATCTGCTACATGAACTCTAAACATCTTTTTTAA
- a CDS encoding hybrid sensor histidine kinase/response regulator: MMIDDEELRDVFKVASEEHLQNLDDGLLHLENHPDDLAVLEALMREAHSLKGDANMLGVKDVGTLAHQIEHILTQLKQQENPASSLGNDPTDSPYERLAHAIAAIRKLVHEAVTGEPARVDTFSVLAELMGAPSAKREDIPSQEPEVNSIEVINTVKNNTFDKNQELKENATIQNPKSKIVRLSEAEVQNPHTPTNSYRIETIRVGTRHLDTLMTQAGELTVTKIRIAHRLGEIEAIANLWEEWNRDLFTNRFAFSREQQGDVAHQRLETFHHHSEKRLEQLGHLVKTLQSSLSEDTTRLEQLSNDLEEGIRTLRLLPFATIFNLFPRMVRDLAQQQGKLVELILEGKDTLADKRLLEEMKDPLMHILRNAIDHGIEPPQERERLGKPTTATIRLKAYQTPTNIVLEISDDGRGLDLDRIKQIAVKRGICGEEELAAMTPSQIQALIFAPGFSTAPLVTEVSGRGVGLDVVQTNVEKLKGTIQVESFPGQGCTLRVNLSITLATAHVLIVQVNEMPYAIPVEFVQTACLIKSEEIFPLEGRDTIIRDSQPISIVQLADLLELPPMPSGLTQETALSCIILQVGQAQLGVVVDALVDEQDILIKPQSQLLKRVRNVSGATILGTGDVCMVLNPQDLVKSARSRSQSISSTQTRQLAPTKPTVLLVEDSIATRTQEKRILETAGYQVITAVDGLDGFNKLRSHTVDAVVSDVQMPNLDGFGLTAKIRQYQEYSELPIILVTSLASDEDKRRGAEAGANAYIIKGSFNQEALLSTLKRLV; the protein is encoded by the coding sequence ATGATGATCGATGATGAAGAACTGAGAGACGTTTTCAAAGTAGCCAGCGAAGAACACCTCCAAAACCTGGATGATGGATTACTGCATCTGGAAAACCATCCCGACGATCTGGCTGTCCTGGAAGCCTTGATGCGAGAGGCGCATTCTCTCAAAGGCGATGCCAATATGCTGGGAGTCAAAGATGTAGGCACTCTGGCACATCAAATTGAGCATATTTTGACTCAACTCAAGCAACAAGAAAACCCGGCATCCTCGTTGGGTAATGATCCAACAGACTCACCCTATGAACGCCTCGCTCATGCGATCGCCGCTATCCGCAAACTCGTTCATGAAGCCGTCACCGGAGAACCTGCCAGGGTTGATACCTTTTCTGTTCTGGCAGAATTGATGGGAGCGCCGTCGGCAAAAAGGGAAGATATTCCAAGTCAGGAACCAGAAGTCAACAGTATTGAAGTTATAAATACAGTCAAAAACAATACTTTTGATAAGAATCAAGAGCTAAAGGAAAACGCAACAATCCAAAATCCAAAATCCAAAATCGTTCGACTGAGCGAAGCCGAAGTCCAAAATCCCCACACCCCCACCAATAGCTACCGCATCGAAACCATCCGCGTTGGTACTCGCCACCTGGATACGTTGATGACGCAAGCAGGGGAGTTAACTGTAACCAAAATTCGGATTGCTCATCGGCTGGGAGAAATTGAAGCGATCGCTAATTTGTGGGAAGAATGGAATCGAGATTTATTCACTAATCGGTTTGCGTTCAGCCGAGAGCAACAAGGTGATGTCGCCCACCAACGTCTAGAAACTTTTCATCATCACTCTGAAAAACGATTAGAGCAATTGGGCCATTTGGTGAAAACCTTGCAGAGTTCGCTTTCAGAAGACACAACCCGACTGGAACAACTAAGTAACGATCTAGAAGAGGGGATTCGTACCCTGCGATTGCTACCCTTTGCAACGATTTTCAACCTCTTTCCTCGGATGGTGCGCGATCTGGCGCAGCAGCAGGGAAAATTGGTGGAGTTGATCCTGGAAGGCAAAGACACCCTTGCCGACAAACGCCTGTTGGAAGAAATGAAAGATCCGCTAATGCACATCCTGCGAAATGCGATCGATCACGGGATTGAGCCACCACAAGAACGGGAACGGCTAGGTAAACCAACAACGGCAACGATTCGGCTCAAAGCTTACCAGACTCCCACTAACATTGTGCTGGAAATCAGTGATGATGGGCGGGGGCTTGACCTGGATAGAATCAAACAAATAGCGGTGAAACGGGGCATTTGCGGGGAGGAAGAATTAGCAGCAATGACTCCCAGCCAAATCCAAGCGTTGATCTTCGCACCGGGGTTTTCAACAGCCCCCCTGGTGACAGAAGTATCAGGGCGGGGTGTGGGGCTGGATGTGGTGCAAACCAATGTCGAGAAATTGAAAGGTACGATTCAGGTAGAATCGTTTCCCGGACAGGGATGTACGCTGCGCGTCAATCTCAGTATCACCTTAGCAACCGCCCATGTCTTGATTGTGCAAGTGAACGAAATGCCTTACGCCATCCCAGTCGAGTTTGTACAAACCGCTTGCTTGATCAAGTCAGAAGAGATTTTTCCCTTGGAGGGACGGGACACAATAATTCGGGATAGCCAACCCATTTCGATTGTGCAGTTGGCCGATCTATTAGAACTGCCTCCGATGCCATCTGGATTAACTCAAGAAACGGCACTTTCCTGTATTATTCTCCAGGTTGGGCAAGCACAACTGGGTGTAGTGGTGGATGCCTTAGTGGATGAGCAAGATATACTGATTAAACCCCAAAGTCAGTTACTTAAACGAGTCCGCAATGTTTCTGGAGCAACAATTTTAGGCACTGGAGATGTGTGTATGGTGTTGAATCCCCAGGATTTGGTGAAATCAGCCCGATCGCGATCGCAGTCCATTTCTTCTACCCAAACTCGTCAACTTGCACCCACAAAACCAACCGTCTTATTAGTCGAAGATTCTATTGCCACACGCACGCAAGAAAAACGGATTTTAGAAACCGCAGGTTATCAAGTGATTACTGCTGTGGATGGTTTGGATGGATTTAACAAGCTGCGATCGCACACCGTTGATGCCGTTGTCAGCGATGTGCAAATGCCAAATCTCGATGGCTTCGGGTTAACTGCCAAAATCCGCCAATATCAAGAATATAGCGAACTTCCAATTATCCTGGTTACTTCCCTTGCCAGCGATGAGGATAAACGTCGGGGTGCGGAAGCCGGAGCCAATGCCTATATTATCAAAGGCAGTTTTAATCAAGAAGCCTTGCTGTCAACCCTCAAACGGTTAGTGTAG
- a CDS encoding chemotaxis protein CheW produces MFKLNHSRYGIPATAVQELFFLPEVTAIAETPSTILGVINLRGKFLPVMDLYHRLEQARPPFQLTDSMIVLEWETQRIGIIVNQVDSVQAIAPDRIAANVCDRSKESLQDKLVTGIANVEEGIVTLLNPELLVQHAFIETVFNLNSDFNNGSVNDALKHSSDSALNQGLYDRFDSQERQILQERTEALRCSIDEEDSTSLLPLAVVGLGGEYFGFGLETVHEFTEIHKITPIPCCPPHIVGNINLRGEIVTLININNVVDLPMNGVRSHQQAVVVRLDRRVAGIAVDDIFDVTYIHPSQMTTPPIALNSAKDDYLQGVAPYRDRMMSIINLSKLLTSEVLVVNEEV; encoded by the coding sequence ATGTTTAAACTCAATCATTCACGCTATGGCATTCCGGCTACAGCCGTGCAAGAACTCTTCTTTCTGCCAGAAGTGACTGCGATCGCGGAAACTCCCAGCACAATTTTAGGCGTGATTAACCTGCGAGGAAAGTTTCTCCCCGTGATGGATTTATATCACCGTTTAGAACAAGCGCGTCCCCCTTTTCAATTGACTGACAGCATGATTGTCCTGGAGTGGGAAACTCAACGAATCGGAATCATCGTCAATCAAGTGGACAGTGTGCAAGCGATCGCACCCGATCGGATCGCTGCCAATGTTTGCGATCGCTCGAAAGAGAGTTTGCAAGATAAATTGGTGACTGGCATTGCCAACGTTGAAGAGGGTATCGTTACATTGCTCAATCCCGAACTGTTGGTGCAACACGCTTTTATAGAGACTGTTTTCAATCTAAATTCTGATTTTAACAACGGCTCAGTCAATGACGCACTAAAACATTCCTCTGATTCAGCCCTAAATCAGGGCTTATACGATCGTTTCGATTCGCAGGAGCGACAGATTTTGCAAGAGCGAACTGAAGCTCTGCGGTGTTCGATTGATGAGGAGGATTCGACATCGCTTTTGCCTTTAGCGGTTGTGGGGTTGGGGGGTGAGTACTTTGGGTTTGGCTTGGAAACGGTGCATGAGTTTACCGAGATTCACAAGATTACCCCAATTCCCTGCTGTCCGCCGCACATTGTTGGCAACATCAACTTGCGGGGGGAAATTGTCACCTTAATTAACATCAATAACGTGGTCGATCTGCCTATGAATGGGGTGCGATCGCATCAGCAAGCCGTTGTCGTGCGTCTGGATCGACGAGTGGCGGGCATTGCCGTCGATGACATTTTTGATGTGACGTATATTCATCCCTCTCAAATGACCACGCCTCCAATTGCCTTGAATTCTGCCAAAGACGACTATCTCCAAGGTGTCGCACCTTATCGCGATCGCATGATGAGCATTATCAATTTGTCTAAATTGCTCACTTCAGAGGTGTTAGTTGTCAATGAAGAAGTCTAA
- a CDS encoding HAMP domain-containing methyl-accepting chemotaxis protein codes for MLKNMSLNGRLMGSFLLMGGVVLVVGFFGWWGTHKLSSHIDTLSNNSLPSIDGLWRLNEGQTQIQSAERAILNPELPSAAKQSELNRMQTAWKQIDAGLEEYEATPRTPDEDKLYQTFKQQWQAWRQDHAAYLQAYQDFAQLGVVNPTARQLELTSQKRENSPEMKVAIAAADRLTKLRQNAVVKNDVSFATATNSLLQLIKINQDTAEDANKAASDDTRLTTGWVLTGIIAGPLGAILLGFFLAKPLTGKIAQIVQIMAASTNEIAATVEQQERTATRQASSVNQTTITIDELGASSQQSAAQAESAVAGARQALILAGNGAEAVKRTLKGMETLQQKVAAIADHITRLNEQTKQIGSISGLVGELASQTNMLALNAAVEAVRAGEHGKGFAVVAAEIRKLADQSKKSTEKIGTLVGDIQSAISITVVVTHEGTKTVEEGTRIAQETSESFAGVEGAVNNIVINSQQISLNINQQAIAIQQIVSAMNDLNLAARETATGISQIRSATQQLNESAQALKAII; via the coding sequence ATGTTAAAAAATATGTCTCTAAATGGACGATTGATGGGATCGTTTTTGCTGATGGGCGGCGTCGTTTTGGTCGTAGGCTTTTTCGGCTGGTGGGGTACTCATAAATTAAGCAGCCATATCGACACCCTCAGTAATAACAGCCTCCCCAGCATCGACGGATTGTGGAGACTTAATGAAGGGCAGACCCAGATCCAGTCGGCAGAACGAGCGATTCTCAACCCCGAATTACCCTCCGCAGCCAAACAGTCTGAGTTAAATCGAATGCAGACAGCCTGGAAGCAGATTGACGCAGGACTTGAGGAATATGAAGCCACGCCCCGCACCCCCGACGAGGACAAACTCTATCAGACGTTTAAGCAACAGTGGCAGGCATGGAGGCAGGATCATGCTGCCTATCTTCAGGCTTACCAAGATTTTGCCCAGTTAGGTGTTGTAAACCCCACTGCCAGACAGCTTGAATTGACCAGCCAGAAGCGAGAAAATTCTCCAGAAATGAAGGTGGCGATCGCTGCTGCCGATCGACTGACAAAACTCAGACAAAATGCTGTTGTCAAAAATGATGTTTCCTTTGCGACTGCAACTAACTCATTGTTGCAACTGATCAAAATTAATCAGGATACTGCTGAAGATGCAAATAAAGCCGCCAGTGATGATACCCGCTTGACCACAGGTTGGGTGCTTACTGGTATTATTGCTGGGCCTCTGGGGGCAATCTTACTAGGATTTTTTCTTGCTAAACCGTTGACAGGCAAAATTGCTCAAATTGTTCAAATAATGGCTGCCTCCACCAATGAAATTGCCGCTACGGTTGAGCAGCAAGAACGGACTGCGACTCGGCAGGCAAGTTCTGTCAATCAAACCACTATCACCATCGATGAATTGGGAGCCTCATCGCAGCAGTCAGCCGCACAGGCAGAATCGGCGGTAGCAGGGGCACGGCAGGCGTTGATCCTTGCAGGTAACGGTGCTGAAGCTGTAAAACGCACCCTCAAGGGAATGGAAACCCTCCAGCAGAAAGTCGCAGCGATCGCCGACCATATCACACGCTTAAATGAACAAACCAAGCAGATTGGCAGTATCTCTGGTTTGGTGGGCGAGTTGGCAAGTCAGACTAATATGCTGGCGTTAAATGCGGCTGTAGAAGCAGTCCGGGCAGGGGAGCATGGTAAAGGTTTTGCCGTTGTCGCTGCTGAAATTCGCAAATTAGCAGATCAGAGCAAAAAATCAACCGAAAAGATCGGCACCTTGGTAGGCGACATTCAATCTGCCATCAGCATCACTGTCGTTGTCACCCATGAAGGCACTAAAACTGTGGAAGAAGGGACGCGAATTGCCCAGGAAACGTCAGAATCTTTTGCTGGTGTAGAAGGTGCAGTGAATAATATTGTCATCAACAGCCAACAGATTTCACTCAATATCAACCAGCAAGCGATCGCCATTCAGCAAATTGTCTCTGCTATGAATGACCTGAATCTTGCTGCGCGTGAAACTGCCACTGGCATTAGCCAGATCCGCTCTGCTACTCAACAACTAAACGAGTCAGCGCAAGCACTCAAGGCAATCATTTAG
- a CDS encoding response regulator, with protein sequence MSNGTTSSPIVLALDDSPVIHQMIKRALEPGYQVITAANAVDALSIIYHQPISVLLLDVQMPDVNGLEFCRTVRSLPQFQHLPVIMVTSQDSPFDRVKGHLAGATEYLIKPFDAEQLRETVRKFIYT encoded by the coding sequence ATGTCAAATGGTACGACAAGCTCACCGATTGTTCTCGCGCTTGATGACAGCCCTGTGATTCATCAAATGATTAAACGAGCGTTAGAACCGGGCTATCAAGTAATAACAGCTGCTAACGCGGTTGATGCCCTGTCGATCATTTATCATCAACCGATTTCAGTCTTGCTATTGGATGTGCAGATGCCGGATGTAAACGGATTGGAGTTTTGCCGCACGGTGCGGAGCCTGCCCCAGTTTCAGCATTTGCCCGTGATTATGGTGACTTCTCAAGATTCCCCCTTCGACCGGGTGAAGGGTCATCTGGCGGGTGCAACAGAATATCTGATCAAACCTTTTGATGCCGAACAATTGCGAGAAACTGTACGAAAATTTATTTACACCTGA
- a CDS encoding CheR family methyltransferase, whose protein sequence is MNQTIGDRPILFESNSQDSDDSSLSQMVDLIADTFGIHIKPHYQDTLKKNLFTRIRALGLCSLNDYYQFLVARNQLVTVATEWRELISLLTVTETYFFRDEGQMSLLKNQLLPELIERKTVLSLTQRNPANGEFSRPTLRLWSAGCSTGEEAYSLAILVKELIPDNQTWDILILGTDINQPAIALAQQGIYSDWSFRTTTPEIKNRYFRSHKQGWKIDSAIQAMVTFQPGNLMQDNYPAYASSIHDFDLIICRNVFIYFDFNAIAQVIDKFYCSLTPGGFLLTGHTELYGQTTEPFQVKNFPQSAVYQKPTSLDEQSKVLNTITPAAIESRETEISSPSLPSLETGFDISPNTQTLLDAAKESLIQEAYADVIQIAEQLIALVPQHFQAYCLMAEAYANFGDYSQASQACQQALQIDPLAIEPYHLLAQIAEEQGERDSAKLFLKRIIYLAPNSVTAHLELGSIYEREGNEKQAQKTWRSLLEILENLPQQAIDSHNQQTTAELKAHVLKHLNSTTHEP, encoded by the coding sequence ATGAATCAAACGATCGGCGATCGCCCCATTTTATTTGAATCCAATTCTCAAGACAGTGATGACTCTAGTTTGTCACAGATGGTCGATTTGATTGCTGATACATTCGGCATTCACATCAAGCCACACTATCAAGATACATTAAAGAAAAATCTTTTCACTCGCATCCGGGCGCTGGGATTATGCTCGCTTAATGATTACTATCAGTTCTTGGTGGCAAGAAATCAATTAGTTACTGTTGCAACAGAGTGGCGAGAACTAATATCTTTACTCACTGTCACTGAAACTTATTTTTTTCGGGATGAGGGGCAGATGTCGCTGCTCAAAAATCAGCTGCTCCCAGAGTTAATCGAGCGCAAAACTGTACTTAGTTTAACTCAGCGCAACCCTGCTAATGGAGAATTTTCTCGGCCGACATTACGGCTTTGGAGTGCCGGGTGTTCGACTGGTGAAGAAGCTTACTCACTTGCCATTCTGGTGAAGGAACTAATTCCTGACAATCAGACATGGGACATTCTGATTTTAGGCACAGATATTAATCAACCCGCGATCGCACTGGCTCAACAAGGAATTTACAGCGATTGGTCTTTTCGGACAACCACTCCAGAAATCAAAAATCGCTACTTTCGATCCCACAAACAAGGTTGGAAAATCGATTCTGCTATTCAAGCAATGGTGACGTTTCAACCTGGAAACCTGATGCAGGATAACTATCCCGCTTATGCCTCTAGCATTCACGATTTCGATTTGATTATTTGCCGCAATGTGTTTATTTATTTTGACTTCAACGCGATCGCCCAAGTTATAGACAAGTTTTACTGCTCTCTGACACCGGGAGGGTTTCTGCTCACAGGGCACACGGAATTATACGGACAAACAACTGAACCGTTTCAAGTCAAAAATTTTCCGCAATCTGCGGTTTATCAAAAGCCTACTTCACTAGACGAGCAGAGCAAAGTCTTGAATACCATAACACCTGCTGCCATTGAGAGCAGGGAAACCGAAATTTCTTCGCCCTCTCTCCCAAGCTTGGAAACGGGCTTCGACATCAGCCCAAACACTCAAACTCTTTTAGATGCAGCCAAGGAATCGCTAATTCAAGAAGCTTATGCCGATGTCATTCAAATAGCGGAACAACTGATTGCTCTTGTCCCCCAACACTTTCAGGCATATTGTTTGATGGCAGAAGCTTACGCGAATTTTGGCGATTACTCCCAGGCGAGTCAGGCGTGTCAGCAGGCACTCCAGATCGATCCATTGGCGATCGAACCCTATCATTTGTTGGCTCAAATTGCCGAAGAGCAAGGAGAGCGCGACAGTGCCAAATTATTCTTAAAACGGATTATTTATCTCGCTCCTAATTCTGTTACTGCTCACCTGGAATTGGGTTCTATATACGAACGAGAGGGAAATGAAAAACAGGCTCAAAAAACCTGGCGATCGCTTCTAGAGATTTTGGAAAATCTACCCCAACAAGCGATCGATTCCCATAACCAGCAAACCACTGCTGAACTAAAAGCACACGTTCTTAAGCACTTAAATTCAACTACTCATGAGCCATGA
- a CDS encoding HAMP domain-containing methyl-accepting chemotaxis protein, with protein MESKRNWRLRYWIIGGYAVPVLALLISAGATIVNINTVNQRSENLLSSYDINSILDDLSVSVQSNSKANRGYLLEQNQQSLESYRKTQKDSKEFIAKLITLARSQQERQSLSKLEELLNKQIAFDDNVMANVYRGKVKEAVESWSKGNSRNQGQDVVDMIGEMQQREDQTFATAAKELQEALNALKFTVMLASGLSLVLSILIGIWVISRTSRQMNASASAIATSTTEIATTIEQQERATIQQATSVTQTTTTMDELAASSRQSAEQAEASAAGARQVLLLVDGRTQEGQFSQSSLREKVGDIAAQILHLSEQTNQIGTISTLVSDLASQTNMLALNAAVEAVRAGEHGKGFAVVAAEIRKLADQSKRSAEKINVLVLDIQKSTNSTVIVTDEGTKTVEKIVDAIRTIAINGQQISLTSNQQAIAVQQVVETMNSLNIAAKETASGISQIKAGTQRLNDAAQELKAVV; from the coding sequence ATGGAAAGCAAACGAAACTGGAGACTAAGATACTGGATTATTGGCGGGTATGCAGTTCCCGTGCTGGCATTGTTAATTTCTGCCGGAGCGACGATCGTCAATATCAACACGGTGAACCAACGGTCAGAAAATTTATTGTCTTCTTATGACATTAACTCAATACTTGACGATCTTTCTGTTAGCGTGCAAAGTAATTCTAAGGCAAATCGAGGCTATTTGTTAGAACAAAATCAGCAATCGCTTGAGAGCTACCGAAAGACTCAAAAGGATTCCAAGGAATTTATAGCAAAACTGATAACACTTGCCCGATCGCAACAGGAACGACAGTCTTTAAGCAAACTGGAGGAACTGCTCAATAAACAGATTGCTTTTGACGATAACGTGATGGCAAATGTATATCGGGGCAAAGTCAAAGAAGCCGTTGAAAGCTGGAGTAAGGGAAATTCCCGCAATCAAGGGCAGGATGTCGTAGACATGATTGGAGAAATGCAGCAGCGAGAAGATCAGACTTTTGCAACCGCCGCGAAAGAGCTACAAGAGGCGCTCAATGCCCTCAAGTTCACGGTGATGTTAGCAAGTGGACTCTCTTTGGTGCTATCTATTTTAATTGGCATCTGGGTCATTAGCCGCACTTCCCGCCAGATGAACGCCTCTGCCAGCGCGATCGCCACTTCTACAACTGAAATTGCCACGACGATTGAGCAGCAAGAACGCGCCACCATCCAACAAGCCACTTCTGTCACCCAAACTACCACGACAATGGATGAATTGGCGGCTTCTTCGCGCCAGTCTGCCGAACAAGCAGAAGCCTCAGCCGCAGGGGCGCGGCAGGTGTTGTTGCTGGTAGACGGTCGCACTCAAGAGGGTCAGTTCAGCCAATCGAGTCTACGCGAGAAGGTAGGCGATATTGCCGCCCAAATTCTCCATCTCAGCGAACAAACCAATCAAATCGGCACGATCTCCACCCTGGTTAGTGACTTAGCAAGTCAAACTAATATGCTAGCGCTGAACGCGGCAGTAGAAGCGGTGCGAGCCGGGGAACATGGCAAAGGCTTTGCAGTTGTTGCTGCCGAAATTCGCAAACTGGCAGACCAGAGTAAGCGATCGGCTGAAAAAATTAATGTACTGGTTTTAGACATTCAAAAATCGACCAATTCCACCGTTATTGTCACAGATGAAGGCACGAAAACCGTAGAAAAGATTGTGGATGCCATCAGAACGATCGCCATAAATGGTCAACAAATTTCCCTTACTTCCAATCAACAAGCGATCGCAGTGCAACAGGTGGTAGAAACCATGAACTCGCTTAATATTGCTGCTAAGGAAACCGCCTCTGGCATTAGTCAAATTAAAGCCGGTACCCAACGACTGAATGATGCCGCCCAAGAACTAAAAGCCGTTGTCTAA